A region of Drosophila suzukii chromosome 2L, CBGP_Dsuzu_IsoJpt1.0, whole genome shotgun sequence DNA encodes the following proteins:
- the kek1 gene encoding uncharacterized protein kek1, translating to MHIREAAFLVLSLLPGIILGSRYNQLHLYANGGAGSSPSSSPGGYRPAPSAQNEVYSIADSQPMTEDGYLPPSQHFPPAHSDLDPPAQQQSTCQTVCACKWKGGKQTVECIDRHLIQIPEHIDPNTQVLDMSGNKLQTLSNEQFIRANLLNLQKLYLRNCKIGEIERETFKGLTNLVELDLSHNLLVTVPSLALGYISSLRELTLASNHIHKIEGQAFGNTPSLHKLDLSHCDIQTISAQAFAGLQGLTLLRLNGNKLSELQPKTIETLSRLHGIELHDNPWLCDCRLRDTKLWLLQRNIPYPVAPVCSGGPERIIDRSFADLHVDEFACRPEMLPISHYVEAAMGENASITCRARAVPAANINWYWNGRLLANNSAFTAYQRIHMFEQVEGGFEKRSRLVLTNAQETDSSEFYCVAENRAGMAEANFTLHVSMRAAGMASLGSGQIVGLSAALVALIVFALGVIMCLLLRVKRQPYVDSKTPNHMEVITSVNHQNSITNKTQPATGNGSIGGVVIANGAVANIIDGGVVQGGTLERKSSGRGGSHGGHDQRSANPVQKPPRLTDLPYSTQGYDNNGSVLSTASCFISPTGSTGNGNNPDLINDTKRFGSDEFADLKIPPISGVGVGGSGEYSRANGCDSLYPSGLWEHGAPVGATSADDLFMKRYTDKTPIIDSSQLYDLHERTAATDYFSKTFPRSHLQQGTMGGGGTSTASTVTTNLSGGSSSGYPNDYGLPLVPGAEHQHNHQLQMHPLQQLQQQLTSTLNHQRQEGGSAGSSPHFSSRTLPRLHEGSGGGGSARSSPTPAVNHANQANPSTSSSSSCSILPNGQPINAKTIRVWQKGGVPVLPPVTALKRALISSSRNSPDEGYQEGCGTDV from the coding sequence ATGCACATCAGGGAAGCAGCTTTCCTGGTCCTGAGCCTGCTGCCCGGGATCATCCTGGGCAGTCGCTACAACCAGCTGCACCTCTACGCGAACGGGGGCGCAGGCAGCTCCCCCTCCTCCAGCCCCGGGGGCTACAGGCCCGCCCCCTCGGCCCAGAACGAGGTCTACTCCATAGCGGACAGCCAGCCGATGACGGAGGACGGCTACCTGCCCCCCAGCCAGCACTTCCCCCCCGCCCACTCCGACCTGGACCCGCCCGCCCAGCAGCAGAGCACCTGCCAAACGGTCTGCGCCTGCAAGTGGAAGGGCGGCAAGCAGACGGTGGAGTGCATCGACCGCCACCTGATCCAGATACCCGAGCACATCGACCCCAACACCCAGGTGCTGGACATGTCCGGCAACAAGCTGCAGACCCTGTCCAACGAGCAGTTCATCCGGGCCAACCTGCTGAACCTGCAGAAGCTGTATCTGCGCAACTGCAAGATCGGGGAGATCGAGCGGGAGACCTTCAAGGGGCTGACCAACCTGGTGGAGCTCGACCTGTCGCACAACCTCCTGGTCACCGTGCCCAGCCTGGCCCTGGGCTACATCTCCTCGCTGAGGGAGCTCACGCTGGCCTCCAACCACATCCACAAGATCGAGGGCCAGGCCTTCGGGAACACGCCCTCGCTGCACAAGCTGGACCTCTCGCACTGCGACATCCAGACCATTTCCGCCCAGGCCTTCGCCGGCCTCCAAGGACTGACCCTGCTGCGCCTGAACGGGAACAAGCTCAGCGAGCTGCAGCCCAAGACCATCGAGACCCTGAGTCGCCTCCACGGCATCGAGCTGCACGACAACCCCTGGCTCTGCGACTGCCGGCTGAGGGACACGAAGCTCTGGCTGCTGCAGAGGAACATCCCTTATCCGGTGGCCCCCGTTTGCTCCGGCGGCCCCGAGAGGATCATCGACCGCAGCTTCGCGGACCTGCATGTGGACGAGTTCGCCTGCCGCCCCGAGATGCTGCCCATCTCCCACTACGTGGAGGCCGCCATGGGGGAGAACGCCTCGATCACCTGCCGGGCGAGGGCGGTTCCGGCGGCCAACATCAACTGGTACTGGAACGGACGACTGCTGGCCAACAACTCGGCCTTCACCGCCTACCAAAGGATACACATGTTCGAGCAGGTGGAAGGTGGCTTCGAGAAGAGGTCGCGCCTGGTGCTGACCAACGCCCAGGAGACGGACTCCAGCGAGTTCTACTGCGTGGCCGAGAACCGGGCGGGCATGGCCGAGGCCAACTTCACCCTGCACGTGAGCATGCGGGCCGCGGGCATGGCCTCCCTGGGAAGTGGCCAGATCGTGGGCCTCAGTGCCGCTCTGGTGGCTCTCATCGTCTTCGCCCTGGGGGTCATCATGTGCCTGCTGCTGCGGGTCAAGCGGCAGCCGTACGTGGACAGCAAGACGCCCAACCACATGGAGGTGATCACCTCGGTGAACCACCAGAACTCCATCACGAACAAGACCCAGCCGGCCACGGGAAACGGCAGCATCGGGGGTGTGGTCATCGCCAACGGGGCCGTGGCCAACATAATCGACGGCGGGGTGGTGCAGGGCGGCACTCTGGAGCGGAAGAGCAGCGGCCGGGGCGGGTCCCACGGAGGGCACGATCAGCGAAGTGCGAATCCCGTCCAGAAGCCGCCGAGACTCACCGATCTTCCGTACTCCACCCAGGGCTACGACAACAACGGCAGTGTCCTGTCCACCGCCTCCTGCTTCATCTCGCCCACGGGATCTACCGGAAACGGGAACAACCCGGACCTCATTAACGACACCAAGCGCTTCGGGAGCGATGAGTTCGCCGACCTGAAGATACCGCCCATCAGTGGCGTGGGCGTGGGCGGCAGTGGGGAGTACAGTCGCGCCAACGGCTGCGACTCCCTGTATCCCTCGGGCCTGTGGGAGCACGGTGCCCCCGTGGGCGCCACGTCCGCCGATGACCTCTTCATGAAGCGCTACACGGACAAGACGCCCATCATAGACTCCAGCCAGCTGTACGACCTGCACGAGCGGACGGCGGCCACGGACTACTTCAGCAAGACCTTTCCCAGATCCCACCTGCAGCAGGGAACGATGGGCGGCGGAGGCACCTCGACGGCCTCGACGGTGACCACCAACCTGTCGGGTGGCTCCTCCTCGGGCTACCCCAACGACTACGGCCTGCCCCTGGTGCCGGGGGCGGAGCACCAGCACAACCACCAGCTGCAGATGCACCCGCTGCAGCAGCTCCAGCAGCAGCTGACCTCCACGCTGAACCACCAGAGGCAGGAGGGCGGCTCCGCCGGGAGCAGTCCGCACTTCAGTAGCCGCACCCTGCCACGCCTCCACGAGGGCAGTGGCGGCGGGGGCAGCGCCCGGTCGTCGCCCACGCCGGCCGTGAACCATGCGAACCAGGCGAATCCCAGCACCTCCAGCTCCAGTTCCTGCTCCATCCTGCCCAACGGACAGCCCATCAACGCCAAGACGATACGCGTGTGGCAGAAGGGCGGGGTGCCCGTCCTGCCGCCCGTGACGGCCCTGAAAAGGGCCCTGATCAGCAGCAGCCGCAACTCGCCGGACGAAGGATACCAGGAAGGATGCGGCACGGATGTGTAA